Proteins encoded in a region of the Geobacillus genomosp. 3 genome:
- a CDS encoding metal-dependent hydrolase, whose amino-acid sequence MDTGTHVLMGVALGSLASLDPAIAHDPFLSHAVLIGTLAGSQAPDIDTILKLRNNAKYIRNHRGITHSIPAVVIWPLLIVGIMAAVYPETDWLRVWLWTFVAVAFHVFVDIFNAYGTQALRPFTKKWIALGVIHTFDPVIFVLHLLGVGALFLGVHPGYAFLAVYALVAAYYVFRFREQANIKQLVHASIHGVTDIITVPTWRPREWHLAISTDSEFYVARVKRGRLVILDRFQKRPLPDHPVINAAKRDENVAAFLSFSPVYRWEMNEYDDYYEVRFTDLRYRSKGYYPFVAVVQLDRDLNMVSSYTGWIFSEGRLRKKLEVAPN is encoded by the coding sequence TTGGATACAGGCACACACGTTTTAATGGGGGTGGCGCTCGGCAGCTTAGCATCGCTCGACCCCGCCATCGCCCACGATCCATTTTTATCCCACGCCGTGCTCATCGGCACGCTCGCCGGATCACAGGCACCCGATATCGATACGATTTTAAAGTTGCGCAATAACGCCAAATATATTCGCAACCATCGCGGCATCACCCACTCAATTCCTGCCGTTGTCATTTGGCCGCTGTTGATCGTCGGCATCATGGCCGCCGTCTATCCGGAAACGGACTGGCTCCGCGTTTGGCTTTGGACGTTTGTGGCTGTTGCCTTTCACGTGTTTGTCGATATTTTTAACGCCTACGGGACGCAAGCGTTGCGCCCGTTTACAAAAAAATGGATTGCCCTTGGCGTCATTCATACGTTTGATCCGGTCATTTTTGTGCTTCATTTGCTCGGCGTCGGCGCCCTGTTTCTCGGCGTCCACCCCGGTTATGCGTTCCTCGCCGTTTATGCGCTCGTGGCCGCGTATTACGTGTTCCGCTTCCGCGAGCAAGCCAACATTAAACAGCTCGTGCACGCCTCTATACACGGGGTGACGGACATCATTACTGTGCCGACATGGCGACCCCGCGAATGGCATTTAGCGATTTCGACAGACAGTGAATTTTACGTCGCCCGTGTAAAGCGCGGCCGACTCGTCATCCTCGACCGCTTCCAAAAGCGGCCGCTTCCCGACCACCCGGTGATCAACGCCGCCAAGCGCGACGAAAACGTCGCTGCTTTTTTATCCTTTTCCCCGGTGTACCGTTGGGAAATGAACGAGTATGATGATTATTATGAAGTGCGTTTTACCGATTTACGCTATCGAAGCAAAGGATACTACCCGTTTGTGGCCGTCGTCCAGCTAGACCGCGACCTCAATATGGTCAGCTCATACACCGGTTGGATTTTCAGCGAAGGAAGGCTGCGGAAAAAGCTCGAGGTGGCGCCAAACTGA